In one window of Geminocystis sp. M7585_C2015_104 DNA:
- a CDS encoding DUF3598 family protein: MALSQWDCLLKHIGVWQGSFTQFSPTGKMVKDTPSQLTLACSDDKQTIRLTLHRENCQPVVSEFTHLNRSIFLFEDGHFAKGSLQFSPYAVFGAEYGFIRGDRRCRLVQLYDIHSQLESVTLIREFRQGGNGKENPPLSVKSLEGEWQGEAITLYPDWRNSNPYTTHLLVKVEGDRLKQTLTTPQTSLTSEGIIQDNTITFCEGNHQIRVLLLPDGASSVTPVKLLLHQPFFLEFGWLVTENLRLRLIRRYDSQGRWLDVTLVREKKLI, encoded by the coding sequence ATGGCATTGTCACAGTGGGATTGTCTCTTAAAACACATTGGCGTATGGCAAGGCAGTTTTACCCAATTTTCCCCTACTGGCAAGATGGTAAAAGACACTCCCAGCCAGTTAACCCTTGCCTGTAGTGACGACAAACAGACTATTAGATTAACCCTACACCGTGAGAATTGCCAGCCTGTTGTCAGTGAGTTTACCCACCTCAATCGCAGTATTTTCCTGTTTGAGGATGGACATTTTGCCAAGGGCTCGCTACAATTTAGTCCCTATGCTGTTTTTGGGGCAGAATACGGTTTTATCAGGGGGGATAGACGTTGTCGTTTAGTACAATTGTATGATATCCATAGTCAACTGGAATCCGTCACTCTTATCAGAGAGTTTCGTCAGGGGGGTAACGGCAAGGAGAATCCTCCCCTCTCGGTAAAGAGTTTAGAGGGGGAATGGCAGGGGGAGGCTATTACCCTTTACCCTGACTGGCGAAACAGTAACCCCTATACCACCCATCTGCTGGTGAAGGTGGAGGGAGATAGGCTAAAACAAACTCTTACCACCCCCCAGACTAGTCTTACCAGTGAGGGAATTATTCAAGACAACACCATTACTTTTTGTGAGGGAAACCACCAGATACGAGTCTTGTTACTGCCAGACGGTGCTTCTTCTGTAACACCAGTGAAACTCCTACTCCATCAACCCTTCTTTTTGGAATTTGGCTGGTTAGTTACGGAAAATCTGCGACTGCGTTTAATAAGAAGATATGACTCCCAAGGCAGATGGCTTGATGTTACCCTTGTGAGGGAGAAAAAATTAATTTAA